The DNA region GCTGGAAATTATGATATTTCTATTGAGCTTCGCCACGGAATAGGAGTTCCTTACAAAAATGTATTACTTATCCTTACCTACGAAACACCAGACGGACAAGCAACAGAAGAAAAAGTAGATTTTACACTTCGTGATGAAAATAATCAACCTGTTGGTTCTGGCGTGGGAGATACGTTTGATACAAGACAAGTAGCGATGAGTAATTTTAAGTTAGAAAAAGGAACTTATACATTCAAAATCAGACATGCCGTTCCTCAAGCCGACCCACTTAGTCCAATTTTAGAAGTTGGTTTGGTGGTTGATAAAGTGAAGAAATAAAAAAATTGTAATTATGAAACTCATTCATTTTGACTGGGCGATAAAAAAAATGCTCCGTCATAAAGCTAATTTTGGAATTTTGGAGGGCTTTCTGACCGAACTCTTAAAGTTTGATTTAAAAATTGAACAGATTTTAGAGAGTGAAGGCAACCAAGAAACGGATAGAGATAAGTTCAACAGAGTTGATATTCTCATTCGCACCACCAAAGGCGAACTGATGCTAGTGGAAATACAAAATAGTCCAGAAACAGATTATTTTCATAGAATGATTTATGGTGTTTCGAAGCTCATCACAGAATATGTCAAATTAGGAGATGCCTATTCAGAAGTAAAGAAAGTGTATTCTATCAATATTGTCTATTTTTCTTTAGGACAAGGAGAAGATTATATTTATGAATATGATGGTAAATTTGTAGGAAGGCGTTTGAAGGACGTACTTTTGCCTACCTCACATCAGAAAACAAAGTTTGACATTACCAAAGTAGCTGATATTTTTCCAAAGTATTATATTTTGAAAGTCAATAATTTTGATGATGTGGCAAAAGATACACTAGACGAATGGATTTATTTTCTAAAGAATAGTGAGATAAAAGACAACTTTAAAGCAAAGGGAATAGATGAAGCAAGAGAAAAGATGCGTTATGAGAAACTAGATGAACAAGGTAAAAAAGTATATGACCGTTTTCAAGAAAGCATCAGAATAGAAAAAAGTGTTCTTGAAACTGCTGAAGAAACTGGAGAACAGAGAGGGAAAAAAGAGAAGGCTTTAGAGATAGCTAGAAATTTAAAAAATGCTGGTGTCTCTTCTAAAACTATCTCTCAAACAACTGGACTTTCAGAAAAAGAAATTGAAAATCTTTAAACAATAAAAAAAATACTAAAACATAAAAAATGAATCTCCAACTCATTCCAGCCATTGATTTAATTGATGGTAAATGTGTTCGTCTTACTCATGGCGATTACGATACAAAAAAAATATATAACTCCGACCCTTTAGACCAAGCCAAAATATTTGAAGACAAAGGCATCCAAAGACTACACATTGTAGATTTAGATGGTGCAAAAGTAGGCAAACCTCAACACTTGCAAACGCTTGAAAAAATTGCTTCTCAGACTAATCTAACTATTGATTTTGGAGGTGGAATTAGAGATGCAGAAAGCGTGGAGAGTATTCTTTCTAGTGGTGCAAAGATGGTAAGTGTAGGAAGTATTGCTGTGAAGAAACCAAAAGTTTTTGAAGATTGGCTTTCAGAATTTGGAGGAAAATCTATTTTACTTGCTGCTGATGTTCGTGGCGAAAAGCTACTTACTGATGCTTGGAAAAATGAGAGTGAATTTACCATTTTTGAATTCATAGAAAACTGGAAGCAAAAAGGGCTTACACAGTTTTTCTGTACTGATATTACCAAAGATGGCGCACTAGAGGGCTTAAATGCTGATTTTTATGGAGTGTTAAAAGCCAAGTTTCCTGACCTTACAGTTATTGCAAGTGGAGGCGTAACTAGCCAAGATGACTTAATAGAACTTGACAAACTAGGTGTAGATGGTGCTATCGTAGGAAAAGCTATCTACGAAGAACGTATTCTAATTTAAAATTCTATTAGAGTTGATGCAAACGGAAAGACTATATTTGAGAGAATTCAAATTGCAAGATGCTGGGGATTTATACAGCTTGAATAATGACTTTGAAGTTATCAGATATACAGGAGATAGCCCTTTTGAAAACGTAAAAGAAGCTGAAGAGTTTGTTCAAAGTTATGACCATTACCAAAAATACAGTTTTGGTCGTTGGGCTGTTTTAGACAAAAAAACTAATTCTTTTTTAGGTTGGTGTGGTCTAAAATACTCTCCCAATTTGAACGAACATGATATAGGTTTTCGCTTTTTTAAAAAGCATTGGAACAAAGGATATGCAACAGAAGCAGCGAAATTCTGCATCAAACTAGGTTTTGAGAAATATAACTTAGAGACCATTGTAGGACGAGCAATGAAACAAAACCAAGCCTCTATAAAAGTATTAGAAAAATTAGGAATGACTTTCAAAAAAGACTTTACATTTGATAATCAAAAAGGTGTAATTTATCAAATAACAAATCACTCAATTTAGAAAAATGTTATCCAAAAGAATAATTCCCTGTTTAGATATAAAAGATGGACAAACTGTAAAAGGTGTTCAATTTGAGCAGCTTCGTTTTGCTGGCGACCCTGTCGAACTCGGTACAAAATACGCTAAAGAAGGAGCCGATGAACTCGTTTTCTTAGACATTACAGCAACACACGAAAAGCGTAAAACACTAAAAGAACTTGCACTAAGAATTGCCAAAAACCTCAATATTCCCTTTACTGTCGGAGGTGGAGTGAGTAGTGTTGAAGATGTTTCGGTTCTTTTAGAAGCTGGAGCAGATAAAGTTACCATTAATTCAGCAGCCGTTCTAAATCCCAAATTGATTGAAGAAACTTCTAAAAAGTTTGGAAATCAGTGTATCGTTATTGCTATTGATGCAAAAGTAAATGAAGCTGGAAAGTGGGAAGTTCATACAGGAGGAGGACGCAAAAACTTAGGTATTGACCTCTATGACTGGGCAAAAGAAGCACAAGAACGAGGTGCAGGAGAAATTTTATTTACTTCTATGAGCCACGACGGAACAAAAAATGGTTTTGCCAACGACGTTTATAAAAAATTAGGACAGATTTGTAGCATTCCTATTATTGCTTCTGGAGGCGCAGGAAATGCACAGCATTTTGTAGATGTTTTTGAAGAAGGACAAGCTGATGCAGCTCTAGCTGCCAGTATTTTTCACTTTGGAGAAATTCCTGTTCCAACGCTAAAAAAAGAGCTTTTTGAGAAAGGAATCCATGTTAGAATGTAAAAAAGTAGGACAAAGCCAAAATCTTTGTCCTACTCTCTATTTTACTTCATACTCTTGACTTTCGCCAAAACTTCACTAGGTTCTGCACGCTTTTTATAATCAGCATC from Bernardetia sp. includes:
- a CDS encoding gliding motility lipoprotein GldH, with amino-acid sequence MKFSKSIFSVLPVLAILVAFLFSSCGESNNIHREHIDVNAVGFKWNMSDEKTYKVNVEEAGNYDISIELRHGIGVPYKNVLLILTYETPDGQATEEKVDFTLRDENNQPVGSGVGDTFDTRQVAMSNFKLEKGTYTFKIRHAVPQADPLSPILEVGLVVDKVKK
- a CDS encoding Rpn family recombination-promoting nuclease/putative transposase; the protein is MKLIHFDWAIKKMLRHKANFGILEGFLTELLKFDLKIEQILESEGNQETDRDKFNRVDILIRTTKGELMLVEIQNSPETDYFHRMIYGVSKLITEYVKLGDAYSEVKKVYSINIVYFSLGQGEDYIYEYDGKFVGRRLKDVLLPTSHQKTKFDITKVADIFPKYYILKVNNFDDVAKDTLDEWIYFLKNSEIKDNFKAKGIDEAREKMRYEKLDEQGKKVYDRFQESIRIEKSVLETAEETGEQRGKKEKALEIARNLKNAGVSSKTISQTTGLSEKEIENL
- the hisA gene encoding 1-(5-phosphoribosyl)-5-[(5-phosphoribosylamino)methylideneamino]imidazole-4-carboxamide isomerase codes for the protein MNLQLIPAIDLIDGKCVRLTHGDYDTKKIYNSDPLDQAKIFEDKGIQRLHIVDLDGAKVGKPQHLQTLEKIASQTNLTIDFGGGIRDAESVESILSSGAKMVSVGSIAVKKPKVFEDWLSEFGGKSILLAADVRGEKLLTDAWKNESEFTIFEFIENWKQKGLTQFFCTDITKDGALEGLNADFYGVLKAKFPDLTVIASGGVTSQDDLIELDKLGVDGAIVGKAIYEERILI
- a CDS encoding GNAT family N-acetyltransferase, with the protein product MQTERLYLREFKLQDAGDLYSLNNDFEVIRYTGDSPFENVKEAEEFVQSYDHYQKYSFGRWAVLDKKTNSFLGWCGLKYSPNLNEHDIGFRFFKKHWNKGYATEAAKFCIKLGFEKYNLETIVGRAMKQNQASIKVLEKLGMTFKKDFTFDNQKGVIYQITNHSI
- the hisF gene encoding imidazole glycerol phosphate synthase subunit HisF; protein product: MLSKRIIPCLDIKDGQTVKGVQFEQLRFAGDPVELGTKYAKEGADELVFLDITATHEKRKTLKELALRIAKNLNIPFTVGGGVSSVEDVSVLLEAGADKVTINSAAVLNPKLIEETSKKFGNQCIVIAIDAKVNEAGKWEVHTGGGRKNLGIDLYDWAKEAQERGAGEILFTSMSHDGTKNGFANDVYKKLGQICSIPIIASGGAGNAQHFVDVFEEGQADAALAASIFHFGEIPVPTLKKELFEKGIHVRM